A region from the Arthrobacter gengyunqii genome encodes:
- a CDS encoding FtsK/SpoIIIE family DNA translocase: MATRTSPAARGGASGRTTSRNTGGTSGKSSGKTQPRGKATGRSGAAGKAQADVEQVPLPLRAVQGAWMGMARLAGAGIRKLGADVSPDRDIRRDGTGFFLILTALAVATVEWWALRGPVADIIHAGAAGTFGWMAVVVPFLLLTGAVRLFRYPERHRANSRISIGLILVLFAGSGITHIVGGSPSLSDGFDRLWVSGGIVGFLVAGPLSAVLTVWPVAILLGFLIFVGLLIITATPFRHIPLRLRGLYEHLMGQDLAPDDPEAHDQSYLYERDRRPAKAPKKKTRMFGRSTEAEEEIPAEGFAGDEAFERAVLADEDEEAAAAAAAAGPAVPPGVRRPTRSELATQKIRRAQGLPVDDVFDGAEPPTEAFAVVPGAAEALAAPAGLPPAPAVPPVPARTVRNLTPATPIPQRTEQLQLSGDVTYTLPPSEFLPAGPPAKERSEANDLVVDALTNTLDQFKVEAHVTGFSRGPTVTRYEIELSPGTKVERVTALSKNISYAVASSDVRILSPIPGKSAIGIEIPNADKEVVALGDVLRSNAARKTEHPMVMGVGKDVEGGFVVANLAKMPHLLVAGATGAGKSSFVNSMITSILMRSTPDEVRMVMVDPKRVELTAYEGVPHLITPIITNPKKAAEALQWVVREMDTRYDDLANFGFKHIDDFNKAVKLGKVIPPAGSKRVVKAYPYLLVIVDELADLMMVAPRDVEDSIVRITQLARAAGIHLVLATQRPSVDVVTGLIKANVPSRMAFATSSVTDSRVVLDQPGAEKLLGQGDALFLPMGANKPIRVQGAWVTESEIHRVVEHVKGQLGAVYREDVTVTAPKKQIEDDIGDDMDVLLQATELVVTTQFGSTSMLQRKLRVGFAKAGRLMDLLESRGVVGPSEGSKARDVLVKPDDLAATLAAISGGEAANGPGAAETAALAENANVNHGFEPGSPDGPVDLVAQDLEGRQQATEYYDGEGGDEDGGSEDAWSLTGR, from the coding sequence ATGGCCACTCGTACTTCCCCTGCCGCACGCGGCGGTGCTTCCGGCCGGACCACCAGCCGGAACACCGGGGGCACCTCAGGAAAAAGCTCCGGCAAAACCCAGCCCCGGGGCAAAGCGACCGGCCGTTCCGGTGCCGCCGGCAAGGCACAGGCCGACGTCGAACAGGTGCCGCTGCCGCTGCGCGCCGTCCAGGGCGCGTGGATGGGAATGGCCCGGTTGGCCGGTGCGGGCATCCGCAAACTCGGCGCCGACGTCAGCCCTGACCGCGACATCCGCCGCGACGGCACCGGCTTTTTCCTGATCCTCACCGCACTGGCCGTAGCCACCGTCGAGTGGTGGGCCCTGCGCGGTCCGGTGGCGGACATCATCCACGCAGGCGCGGCCGGCACCTTCGGCTGGATGGCCGTCGTCGTGCCCTTCCTGCTCCTGACCGGCGCCGTCCGGCTCTTCCGCTATCCGGAACGCCACCGCGCCAACAGCCGCATCAGCATTGGCCTGATCCTCGTTCTTTTCGCCGGTTCCGGCATCACCCACATTGTGGGCGGCTCTCCGTCCCTGTCGGACGGCTTTGACCGATTGTGGGTCTCCGGCGGCATCGTCGGTTTCCTGGTGGCCGGACCGCTCTCTGCGGTGCTGACCGTCTGGCCGGTCGCGATCCTGCTGGGTTTCCTGATTTTCGTGGGACTGCTCATCATCACCGCCACCCCGTTCCGGCACATTCCGTTGCGTCTGCGGGGCCTGTACGAGCACCTCATGGGTCAGGACCTCGCTCCGGATGATCCCGAGGCGCACGACCAGAGCTACCTCTACGAACGGGACCGCCGCCCGGCCAAGGCCCCGAAGAAGAAGACACGGATGTTCGGGCGGAGCACCGAAGCGGAAGAGGAAATCCCCGCAGAAGGCTTTGCCGGCGACGAGGCCTTTGAACGCGCCGTCCTGGCCGACGAAGACGAGGAAGCAGCGGCTGCGGCTGCCGCGGCGGGTCCCGCCGTCCCGCCGGGGGTCCGCCGCCCCACCCGGTCAGAGCTGGCAACGCAGAAGATTCGCCGCGCCCAGGGTCTTCCGGTCGACGACGTTTTCGACGGCGCCGAGCCGCCCACCGAAGCCTTCGCCGTGGTTCCGGGAGCCGCCGAGGCCCTGGCAGCTCCTGCCGGGCTTCCCCCGGCGCCCGCCGTGCCGCCGGTTCCGGCACGGACCGTCCGCAACCTCACGCCGGCCACCCCCATCCCGCAGCGCACCGAGCAGCTGCAGCTCTCCGGCGACGTGACCTACACGCTGCCGCCGTCGGAGTTCCTGCCTGCCGGCCCGCCGGCCAAGGAGCGCTCCGAAGCCAATGACCTGGTGGTCGATGCCCTGACCAACACCCTGGACCAGTTCAAGGTGGAGGCGCACGTCACCGGCTTCAGCCGCGGCCCCACGGTGACGCGCTACGAGATCGAGCTGTCTCCGGGCACCAAGGTGGAGCGGGTCACCGCTCTCTCCAAGAACATTTCCTACGCCGTCGCGTCATCGGACGTGCGCATCCTGTCTCCGATCCCAGGCAAATCAGCCATCGGCATCGAAATCCCGAACGCGGACAAGGAAGTGGTGGCCCTCGGCGACGTGCTGCGCTCCAACGCCGCCCGCAAGACCGAACACCCGATGGTGATGGGCGTGGGCAAGGATGTGGAGGGCGGCTTCGTGGTCGCCAACCTCGCGAAGATGCCGCACCTGCTGGTGGCCGGTGCCACCGGTGCCGGTAAGTCTTCCTTCGTGAACTCCATGATCACCTCCATCCTGATGCGCTCCACCCCGGATGAGGTGCGCATGGTGATGGTGGACCCCAAGCGGGTGGAACTGACCGCCTACGAAGGCGTGCCGCACCTGATCACCCCCATCATCACCAACCCCAAGAAGGCCGCCGAGGCCCTGCAGTGGGTGGTCCGGGAAATGGACACCCGGTATGACGACCTCGCCAACTTCGGCTTCAAGCACATTGATGACTTCAACAAGGCCGTCAAGCTCGGGAAGGTCATTCCGCCGGCCGGGTCCAAGCGCGTGGTCAAGGCCTACCCGTACCTGCTGGTGATCGTGGACGAGCTGGCCGACCTGATGATGGTTGCCCCGCGCGACGTCGAAGACTCCATTGTCCGCATCACCCAGCTCGCCCGTGCCGCCGGCATCCACCTGGTGCTCGCCACCCAGCGGCCGTCCGTGGACGTCGTCACCGGCCTGATCAAGGCGAACGTACCTTCACGCATGGCCTTTGCGACGTCGTCGGTTACCGACTCCCGGGTGGTCCTGGACCAGCCCGGCGCCGAAAAGCTGCTGGGGCAGGGTGACGCCCTGTTCCTTCCGATGGGCGCCAACAAGCCCATCCGTGTCCAGGGCGCCTGGGTCACCGAATCGGAAATCCACCGCGTCGTGGAGCACGTCAAGGGCCAGCTCGGTGCCGTCTACCGCGAAGACGTCACCGTCACCGCGCCCAAGAAGCAGATCGAAGACGACATTGGCGACGACATGGATGTGCTGCTCCAGGCCACGGAACTGGTGGTCACCACGCAGTTCGGTTCAACCTCCATGCTTCAGCGCAAGCTGCGGGTCGGTTTCGCCAAGGCCGGGCGCCTGATGGACCTGCTGGAGTCGCGCGGCGTCGTCGGGCCATCCGAGGGCTCCAAGGCCCGCGACGTGCTGGTCAAGCCCGACGACCTGGCAGCCACGCTGGCGGCCATCAGCGGGGGAGAGGCCGCCAACGGTCCCGGTGCCGCTGAAACCGCAGCGCTGGCCGAAAATGCCAACGTCAACCACGGCTTCGAACCCGGTTCTCCGGACGGCCCGGTTGACCTGGTGGCCCAGGATCTGGAGGGCAGGCAGCAGGCCACCGAGTATTACGACGGTGAAGGCGGCGACGAAGACGGCGGATCCGAGGACGCGTGGAGTCTGACCGGGCGCTGA
- the pgsA gene encoding CDP-diacylglycerol--glycerol-3-phosphate 3-phosphatidyltransferase, whose amino-acid sequence MSNSSTGNAPLLNIANVLTVVRILMVPLFIWLLLADDGSHGLYRWLAVATFAVAIYTDKLDGDLARSRGLITDFGKIADPIADKLLIGSALVMLSALGELWWWVTIVILVREIGITLLRFVVIRYGVMAASRGGKLKTVIQTLAIFLYLLPLTTWLGSWAWWISAVVMAAALVVTVVTGIDYVIKAVQLRRSALQNPGGR is encoded by the coding sequence GTGAGCAACTCTTCTACCGGGAACGCCCCCCTTCTGAACATCGCCAACGTACTGACGGTCGTGCGGATCCTGATGGTTCCGCTTTTCATCTGGCTCCTGCTGGCCGATGACGGCAGCCATGGTCTGTACCGCTGGCTGGCGGTGGCCACATTCGCCGTCGCCATCTACACCGACAAGCTTGACGGCGACCTTGCCCGCAGCCGCGGGCTCATCACCGACTTTGGCAAGATCGCGGATCCAATCGCCGACAAGCTGCTGATCGGATCGGCCCTGGTCATGCTGTCCGCGCTGGGCGAACTCTGGTGGTGGGTGACCATCGTGATCCTGGTCCGTGAGATCGGCATTACGCTGCTCCGTTTTGTCGTCATCCGTTACGGCGTCATGGCGGCGTCGCGCGGAGGCAAGCTGAAAACTGTAATCCAGACTCTCGCGATCTTCCTCTACCTGCTGCCGCTGACAACGTGGCTTGGCAGCTGGGCCTGGTGGATCAGCGCCGTCGTGATGGCCGCCGCTCTGGTGGTCACGGTGGTCACGGGCATCGATTATGTCATCAAGGCAGTCCAGCTGCGCCGGAGTGCGCTGCAGAACCCGGGCGGCCGGTGA
- a CDS encoding CinA family protein, whose protein sequence is MTLPGGTAGTADAAAVVCAASAAGLTLATAESLTAGMVAAELGTVPGVSAVLAGGVVAYSNAVKHKALGVDAELLAAAGSVDAEVARQMADGVRRALEADVAVSTTGVAGPEPHDGKPVGCVFIAVVSAERTLVEEYLFLGDRAAIRRQTRDEALVLLARVLSDQP, encoded by the coding sequence GTGACGCTGCCCGGCGGCACGGCCGGAACCGCCGATGCTGCAGCGGTGGTGTGCGCCGCCTCGGCGGCAGGCCTGACCCTGGCCACCGCCGAGTCACTGACTGCCGGCATGGTGGCCGCCGAACTCGGCACCGTCCCCGGGGTGTCCGCCGTTCTGGCCGGCGGAGTGGTGGCTTACTCGAACGCCGTGAAGCACAAAGCCCTGGGGGTCGACGCTGAGCTTTTGGCTGCCGCAGGTTCGGTCGACGCCGAGGTTGCCCGCCAAATGGCCGACGGCGTGCGCCGGGCCCTTGAGGCGGACGTGGCAGTGTCCACCACTGGAGTTGCGGGGCCCGAACCGCACGACGGGAAGCCTGTGGGCTGTGTCTTCATCGCCGTCGTCTCCGCTGAACGGACCCTGGTCGAAGAATATTTGTTTTTAGGCGACAGAGCAGCCATCCGACGGCAAACGCGTGACGAAGCACTGGTACTGCTTGCCCGGGTTCTGTCTGACCAGCCATGA
- a CDS encoding helix-turn-helix domain-containing protein — MVKQPVSVNGVIRWRDVGLAEDAHREPKERKMVVLRHEIGDVLRDVRQRQGRTLREVSHSARVSLGYLSEVERGQKEASSELLSSICTALDVPLSLMLREVSDRVASAEGIAIPDTVPSEFSREFAREFPEDMARDLARTP, encoded by the coding sequence ATGGTTAAGCAACCCGTATCCGTGAACGGCGTTATTCGCTGGCGGGATGTAGGGTTGGCGGAAGATGCACACCGGGAACCAAAGGAGCGCAAAATGGTTGTTCTTCGTCATGAAATTGGCGACGTACTGCGCGATGTCCGCCAGCGTCAGGGCCGTACCCTGCGCGAGGTGTCACACAGCGCACGCGTTTCACTTGGTTACCTCAGCGAGGTGGAGCGGGGACAGAAGGAAGCATCATCGGAACTTCTGTCTTCAATTTGCACCGCGCTTGATGTGCCATTGTCCCTGATGCTTCGTGAGGTCAGTGACCGGGTGGCGAGTGCAGAAGGCATCGCCATACCTGACACCGTGCCGTCGGAATTCTCGCGCGAGTTTGCCCGTGAATTCCCGGAGGACATGGCTCGGGACCTGGCCCGCACACCGTAG
- a CDS encoding MarR family winged helix-turn-helix transcriptional regulator: protein MTEQASSATPQQHEAAIDTLEQALSVLWRRARSNSYKVAREVHPDMEPAAYGLLVLLQKQQDMRLTDIAASIGIGKPSVSRQIVMLENLGLVQKHADPLDGRAQTISLTPAGAQALAKTQCARKELFRTLLEGWDAAELEQLGSLLTKLNDSYARDR, encoded by the coding sequence ATGACCGAGCAGGCATCCTCCGCAACACCGCAGCAGCATGAAGCGGCCATCGACACCCTCGAGCAGGCACTGTCGGTGCTGTGGCGGCGGGCGCGGTCCAATTCTTACAAGGTGGCACGTGAGGTGCATCCGGACATGGAACCGGCGGCCTACGGACTGTTGGTCCTGCTGCAGAAACAACAGGACATGCGCCTGACCGACATCGCCGCAAGCATCGGCATCGGCAAGCCGTCGGTGAGCCGCCAGATTGTCATGCTGGAAAATCTGGGCCTGGTGCAGAAGCACGCTGACCCCCTGGACGGCCGCGCCCAGACCATTTCCCTGACCCCGGCCGGCGCGCAGGCGTTGGCCAAGACCCAGTGTGCCCGCAAGGAATTGTTCCGGACCCTGCTGGAGGGCTGGGACGCTGCTGAATTGGAACAACTCGGTTCGCTGCTGACCAAGCTCAACGACTCGTACGCGCGCGACCGTTGA
- a CDS encoding DUF3046 domain-containing protein — protein MRLSDFWRLMDDEFGPAYSRVLAADLVLGTLGGRTATEALSGGVEPKAVWLAVCDVQDVPAERRLGRDIQPKK, from the coding sequence ATGCGACTCAGTGATTTCTGGCGGCTCATGGACGACGAGTTTGGCCCGGCCTACTCCCGGGTGCTCGCCGCGGACCTCGTGCTAGGCACCCTCGGCGGCCGCACGGCAACGGAGGCCCTCAGTGGGGGCGTCGAGCCCAAAGCCGTTTGGCTGGCCGTCTGTGATGTCCAGGATGTCCCGGCAGAACGGCGCCTGGGACGGGACATCCAGCCCAAAAAATGA
- the recA gene encoding recombinase RecA, with amino-acid sequence MAAAVDRAKALEAALAQIDKQYGKGSIMRLGDEVRAPAETISTSSIALDLALGIGGLPRGRVVEIYGPESSGKTTLALHVVANAQKNGGIAAFIDAEHALDPIYAARLGVDTDSLLVSQPDTGEQALEIMDMLIGSGSVDVVVIDSVAALVPRAEIEGDMGDSHVGLQARLMSQALRKIAGRLSHTNTTAIFINQLREKIGVMFGSPETTTGGKALKFYASVRIDVRRIETLKEGTVPVGNRTRAKIVKNKMAPPFKQAEFDIIYGTGISREGGLIDMGVEHGFVKKSGAWFTYDGDQLGQGKENARKFLRDNPELTDELERRLREKLGIDGPGADEAPAEAKLKAVPEKS; translated from the coding sequence ATGGCAGCAGCAGTCGACCGCGCAAAGGCACTTGAAGCAGCGCTGGCCCAAATCGATAAGCAGTACGGCAAGGGCTCGATCATGCGGCTCGGAGATGAGGTCCGCGCTCCGGCAGAGACCATTTCCACCAGTTCGATCGCCCTGGACCTGGCGCTCGGCATAGGCGGGCTTCCCCGCGGCCGCGTCGTGGAGATCTACGGCCCGGAATCTTCCGGTAAGACAACCCTCGCGCTGCACGTTGTTGCCAACGCGCAGAAGAACGGCGGCATCGCCGCGTTCATCGATGCCGAGCACGCGCTGGATCCCATCTATGCCGCCCGCCTCGGCGTGGATACGGACTCCCTTCTGGTGTCGCAGCCGGACACCGGTGAGCAGGCGCTGGAAATCATGGACATGCTGATCGGCTCGGGATCCGTTGACGTGGTGGTCATCGACTCCGTGGCTGCGCTGGTTCCGCGCGCTGAAATTGAGGGCGACATGGGTGACAGCCATGTTGGCCTCCAGGCACGCCTCATGAGCCAGGCGCTCCGGAAGATTGCCGGACGCCTGAGCCACACCAACACCACGGCAATCTTCATCAACCAGCTCCGTGAAAAAATCGGCGTCATGTTCGGCAGCCCGGAAACCACCACGGGCGGCAAGGCCCTGAAGTTCTATGCTTCCGTGCGCATCGATGTGCGCCGCATTGAGACGCTGAAGGAGGGGACGGTTCCCGTGGGTAACCGCACCCGCGCCAAGATTGTCAAGAACAAGATGGCTCCGCCCTTCAAGCAGGCCGAGTTCGACATCATTTACGGCACGGGAATTTCCCGCGAGGGCGGGCTGATCGACATGGGTGTGGAGCACGGCTTCGTCAAGAAGTCCGGTGCCTGGTTCACCTATGACGGCGACCAGCTGGGCCAGGGCAAGGAAAATGCCCGCAAGTTCCTGCGGGACAATCCTGAACTCACGGACGAGCTGGAGCGCCGGCTGCGCGAAAAGCTTGGCATTGACGGCCCCGGGGCCGACGAAGCTCCGGCTGAAGCGAAGCTCAAGGCCGTCCCGGAGAAGTCCTAG
- a CDS encoding regulatory protein RecX: MKQQDSGFPGAEGSPGKPADAPAERERDPYSAARNIVLRQLTSSPKSRRQLAVKLAEKDIPEDVVEAVLDRFEEVQLVDDAEFARMWVASRSQSKSLARGALKRELAEKGISGELAAEALEQVSDEDEIQTARTLARRKLQPSVDLTDRAARDKQARRLVSMLARKGYSPSVGYRVVNELIGDVLEQQPDDWQD, encoded by the coding sequence ATGAAGCAGCAAGACAGCGGGTTTCCCGGTGCGGAGGGCTCGCCCGGAAAACCCGCTGACGCGCCGGCGGAGCGTGAACGTGATCCCTACAGCGCGGCGCGCAACATTGTGCTGCGGCAGCTCACCAGCTCTCCCAAGAGCCGACGGCAGTTGGCGGTGAAGCTGGCCGAGAAGGACATACCCGAGGATGTCGTAGAGGCGGTGCTGGATCGCTTCGAAGAAGTGCAGCTCGTGGATGATGCCGAGTTTGCCCGCATGTGGGTTGCCAGCCGGTCGCAGTCCAAATCCCTGGCCCGGGGGGCGTTGAAGCGTGAGCTCGCGGAAAAGGGCATCTCGGGGGAACTGGCGGCAGAGGCCCTGGAACAGGTCAGCGACGAGGATGAAATCCAGACGGCCCGGACCCTGGCGCGCCGAAAGCTCCAGCCGTCGGTGGATCTGACGGACCGGGCGGCCCGCGACAAGCAGGCACGGCGGCTGGTCTCCATGCTGGCCCGCAAGGGATATTCCCCGTCGGTGGGTTACCGCGTGGTCAATGAACTCATCGGTGACGTGCTTGAGCAGCAGCCGGACGACTGGCAGGACTGA
- a CDS encoding coiled-coil domain-containing protein — MLTLLLPGKKSSRVSLGSLLLTGVLAASVFTAVPASGSEFPSWEQVEQAKQDVESKAAQVAEIEALLGSLSAQAGSLGTEAVQASALQQRAVEEAEANSRTVDILAAQRIEASGTASELTGQLGALAAQTYKTGGMDSGLLMLLDADAAVGTMDRLTTLQGLSSRTDSLQVQAASAAKVLSSLEEREAAALAVREESAAESLRLAAEAETAAAAADSAVREAQERSGVLLEQLAELRDSSAQVEAERLKGQQAEETYRLQQAAREAEEAARNAEEQRGADNDGAGNLTPPPAAGRPDPVINPTPARPNPPSTPVPSAPPAPPAPPAPQPAPAPKPAPAPSPAPAPGPVDDPAAAQAYASGRLGAHGWGQDQFRCLVNLWQRESGWRTSANNPYSGAYGIPQSLPGDKMASVGADWRTNYRTQIEWGLGYIGSRYGSPCAAWQHSEDKNWY, encoded by the coding sequence ATGTTGACTCTGTTGCTGCCGGGGAAGAAGTCGTCTCGTGTTTCCCTGGGTTCCCTCCTGCTGACCGGTGTGCTTGCCGCCTCGGTCTTTACCGCTGTGCCCGCTTCCGGCTCGGAGTTTCCCTCATGGGAACAGGTGGAGCAGGCCAAACAGGACGTTGAGTCCAAAGCGGCACAGGTTGCTGAAATTGAAGCGCTCCTTGGCAGTCTGTCCGCTCAGGCGGGAAGTCTGGGCACCGAAGCAGTGCAGGCTTCCGCTCTCCAGCAGCGTGCTGTGGAAGAGGCTGAGGCCAACAGTCGAACCGTGGATATCCTCGCAGCCCAGCGGATTGAGGCTTCCGGAACAGCGTCGGAACTGACCGGGCAGCTGGGCGCATTGGCGGCGCAGACGTACAAAACCGGCGGAATGGACTCCGGGCTGTTGATGCTGCTGGACGCCGATGCCGCGGTGGGCACCATGGACAGACTCACCACCCTTCAGGGTCTCAGCAGCCGCACGGACAGCCTCCAGGTCCAAGCTGCCTCGGCGGCCAAGGTCCTGAGCAGCCTCGAAGAACGGGAAGCTGCCGCGTTGGCCGTCCGGGAGGAATCGGCGGCGGAATCCCTGCGGCTTGCCGCCGAAGCCGAGACGGCAGCGGCCGCAGCGGACAGTGCAGTGCGCGAAGCGCAGGAGCGCAGCGGCGTGCTGCTGGAGCAGTTGGCCGAGCTGCGTGACAGCAGCGCGCAGGTGGAAGCGGAGCGGTTGAAGGGGCAACAGGCGGAAGAAACCTACCGCCTGCAGCAGGCAGCTCGGGAGGCTGAGGAAGCCGCCCGCAACGCTGAAGAGCAGCGGGGTGCGGACAACGACGGGGCCGGGAATCTCACCCCGCCGCCCGCAGCGGGCAGGCCGGATCCGGTGATTAATCCCACTCCGGCTCGTCCAAACCCGCCCTCAACTCCTGTCCCAAGTGCACCTCCTGCCCCACCTGCCCCACCGGCTCCCCAGCCCGCTCCGGCTCCCAAACCCGCTCCGGCGCCTTCTCCCGCGCCTGCGCCGGGACCCGTGGATGACCCGGCTGCGGCACAGGCCTATGCTTCAGGACGGTTGGGGGCCCACGGCTGGGGGCAGGACCAATTCCGGTGCCTGGTGAATCTTTGGCAGCGGGAGTCCGGCTGGCGGACCAGCGCAAACAATCCCTACAGCGGTGCCTACGGCATTCCGCAGTCGCTGCCCGGGGACAAGATGGCCAGCGTCGGAGCTGACTGGCGCACCAACTATCGGACCCAGATTGAGTGGGGGCTGGGATACATCGGTTCACGCTACGGCAGCCCCTGCGCAGCGTGGCAGCATTCCGAAGACAAAAACTGGTATTAA
- the miaB gene encoding tRNA (N6-isopentenyl adenosine(37)-C2)-methylthiotransferase MiaB, producing the protein MSLTVSSRTSSPTTSPAPAEHQEQPRTYQVRTFGCQMNVHDSERISGLLENAGYVPAAGEDADVVVFNTCAVRENADNKLYGNLGMLAHVKETRPGMQIAVGGCLAQKDRDTIQRKAPWVDAVFGTHNIGSLPALLERARHNDEAQLEILESLDVFPSTLPTKRDSVYAGWVSISVGCNNTCTFCIVPSLRGKERDRRPGEILAEIQALVDDGAIEVTLLGQNVNSYGVEFGDRGAFAKLLRACGSIEGLERVRFTSPHPAAFTQDVIDAMAETPNVMPQLHMPLQSGSDKVLKDMRRSYRSKKFLGILDSVRERMPHAAISTDIIVGFPGETEEDFAATLDVVEQSRFATAFTFQYSKRPGTPAADLPDQLPKAVVQERFERLTALQDRIAAEENAKQVGTTVEVMVTAGSGRKSEETGRLSGRSRDQRLVHFSVPEGCEVPRPGDLVTVPVTSAAAFHLVSDPATAADYSLRRSRAGDAWDRSQAESCGVPAAGTAGGKAGVSLGMPTLPPRS; encoded by the coding sequence GTGAGTTTGACAGTTTCTTCCCGCACATCTTCCCCGACAACTTCTCCCGCTCCGGCGGAGCATCAGGAGCAGCCCCGCACCTACCAGGTGCGGACCTTCGGCTGCCAGATGAATGTCCACGATTCCGAGCGCATCTCCGGGCTGTTGGAAAACGCCGGCTACGTTCCCGCAGCGGGCGAGGACGCCGACGTCGTCGTCTTTAACACCTGCGCGGTGCGTGAGAACGCGGACAACAAGCTGTACGGAAACCTGGGCATGCTGGCCCATGTGAAGGAAACCCGGCCGGGCATGCAGATTGCCGTGGGCGGGTGCCTGGCGCAGAAGGACCGCGACACCATCCAGCGCAAGGCGCCGTGGGTGGACGCCGTGTTCGGCACCCACAACATCGGCTCGCTCCCGGCCCTGCTGGAACGGGCCCGGCACAATGACGAAGCGCAGCTGGAAATCCTGGAATCCCTGGACGTTTTTCCGTCCACGCTGCCCACCAAACGCGACTCGGTCTACGCAGGCTGGGTCTCGATCTCCGTCGGCTGCAACAACACCTGCACGTTCTGCATTGTCCCCTCCCTGCGCGGCAAGGAGCGGGATCGCCGTCCCGGCGAGATTCTCGCCGAGATCCAGGCCCTGGTGGACGACGGCGCCATTGAGGTGACGCTGCTGGGCCAGAACGTCAATTCGTATGGCGTGGAATTCGGGGACCGCGGGGCGTTCGCCAAGCTGCTCCGGGCCTGCGGCTCCATCGAGGGGCTGGAACGGGTGCGCTTCACCAGCCCGCATCCGGCCGCCTTCACCCAGGACGTCATCGACGCCATGGCGGAAACGCCCAACGTCATGCCGCAGCTGCACATGCCGCTGCAGTCCGGCTCCGACAAGGTCCTCAAGGACATGCGCCGGTCCTACCGGTCCAAGAAGTTCCTCGGGATCCTGGACAGCGTCCGTGAGCGCATGCCGCATGCCGCCATCTCCACCGACATCATTGTGGGCTTCCCGGGCGAGACGGAAGAGGACTTCGCCGCAACGCTCGACGTCGTGGAACAGTCCCGCTTCGCCACGGCCTTTACTTTCCAGTACTCCAAGCGTCCCGGCACTCCTGCCGCAGACCTGCCGGACCAGCTGCCCAAGGCAGTGGTCCAGGAACGCTTTGAACGGCTGACCGCTCTCCAGGACCGCATCGCCGCCGAGGAGAACGCCAAGCAGGTGGGCACCACGGTGGAAGTGATGGTGACTGCCGGGTCCGGCCGCAAGTCCGAAGAAACAGGACGCCTCTCGGGCCGCTCCCGTGACCAGCGCCTGGTGCACTTCTCGGTCCCCGAAGGCTGCGAGGTGCCCCGCCCCGGAGACCTCGTCACCGTCCCGGTCACGTCTGCAGCCGCTTTCCACCTCGTGTCCGATCCCGCCACTGCTGCGGACTATTCCCTGCGCCGCTCGCGTGCCGGAGATGCCTGGGACCGTTCGCAGGCGGAATCCTGCGGTGTTCCCGCTGCGGGCACCGCCGGCGGCAAAGCCGGTGTCTCCCTGGGGATGCCCACGCTGCCCCCGCGCTCCTAA